AATAGCAGAAGCATCACCAAAAGAATTAAGCAACTTCTTGCCCATTATATCTCCCACTCCATCAACCTTTAATAAGGCAAGTAAATTAAATAATTCCTGATCGGTCATAGTTTATAATATTATGTAAAATAGAAAAAATAAATCTACTTTTTATGAGGCGCAAATATCCATAAAACAAAGTAATTTCTTAATAAATTTTAAAAATAATTCTTATCGTGACATTTAAATAAGAAAAACCAACCACTTAAATAATTGAAAACGAATTGTCTAAAAATAATTCTGAATTGTTAATAAAAATTGTGAATAAAATTTTGATAACTATAAGCGATGCATAACTTTGTTACTATGAAAATCGAAGTATATATCTCACAGTTATTGTATCGTTATCAGTGTGTAACGGTTCCAGGGTTTGGTGCATTTTTAACAGAAACTCACTCAGCGCAGCTGAATGAAAGCACTAATTCGTTTTTTCCACCAAAAAAAACCATTTCTTTCAACAGCCGCATCAAAAATAATGACGGATTGTTAGCAAATCATATTGCTCAAGCAGAAAAAACATCTTATGGTTTTGCTGTTAGCGCAATCGCTTTTGAAATTTTGAATTGGAAAAAAGCATTAGAAGAAGATGGCGTAATTCTTTTAAAAACTATTGGCGAGCTACGTTTAAATTCTGAAAGCAATATTGTTTTCAAACCAAACGATCAGACCAACTATCTATCTGCTTCTTTTGGACTGAGTCCTTTTGTTTCTCCAATGGTTAAAAAAGAGGCATTCGAGAAAAAAATCGAAAAGATTGCAGCAAAAGAAAAAGATGCCGTTTTAATATACGAAAATGAAGAAGAAACCAAATCTTCGAATCCTTTCTTGCGATATGCTGCAATTCTTGTTTTAGGACTCGGAATTACAGGAAGCATTGGTTACCCATTATATCAAAATCAAATTGATAACCAAACACTTGTTGTAGAACAAGCAGTTCAGAAAAAAGTTCAAAACAAAATTCAAGAGGCCACTTTCTTTATCAAAAGTCCACTTCCAGCTGTAACACTTTCTGTTGATTCGGCTAAAGTTGAAACTGTAGAAGCCACAATGCCATATCATATTATGGCGGGCGCTTTTAGAAGTGAACAAAATGCTAGAAAAGCTTATAACCAATTAATTAAAGATGGTTTCAAGGCTAGAATGCTAAAAGAAAACAAACACGGTTTATTTCCTGTTTTGTACGGAAGTTATGCTACAATGAAAGAAGCAGAACAAGCCCAAAAAGAAATACAAAAAGGCGAAAATCCACAAGCTTGGATTTTGGTCGAAAATCTATAAAACTAAAAAAGCCTATTCAGAAGAATAGGCTTTTTTTAGCCTTATTCTGTTGTTTTAAAAAATTTAACGGGTAGTCTTTCAAAATTTCTTCAAATAAATTCGCCTTCTAAAATTTAAACAAACAACAATGAACAAAATCTTCAAAACATTAGTATTCTTATTTTTACTAAGCTCTCAATCTTTCTTTGCTCAACAATCTTCAAACACTTCTGAACAATTAGAAAGACAAAAAATCGAAGCCCAAATACAAAAAAGCTTACAGGAAAATCAGAAAAAACTTGATGATAAAATGGATCAGCTGAAGAAGGAGCAGAAAGAACTAGAAAGCAAAAAGAAAGCGCTTTCTAAATCGGAAAGCAATTTGAAATCAACAAAAGAAAAAATCAGTAAAATTGAACTTGCCAATCAGAAAATTGAAAACAAAATTGCAACTTCAACTATTTCTGATGAAGAAATTCAAAAGCAAAGAATTAAAACTAAAGAAAATGAAGTTACGATTCAAAAGCTAAAACTGACACAAATTTCTCAAGAAAAAGAACTTGAAAAAGTAATGTCAAACATTTAATTAAAAAGCCTGATTCGCTTCTGAATCAGGCTTTTTTTTAATGTTTATCGTGAAACAATTTTTGCATCTTGAGATAGAATTTCTTTTCCAGACTGATAAACCGTCAATACTGCTGGCGGCGAATCTTTTTCGCCTAAAACAATGAAATGACATACATATCTAAAATTTCCTTTTTTGAATTCATAATGATGATTTCCGCCGGTTCCATCCGCATAGAAAACTCCGTTTTCAATTACTAAATCGGGTTTGTCTGTCATTTGGTTTTTGATTCCCCACGAAACGTAACGAAATTTATTATTCCCCAAATCATCAATTCTAATTCTGAATTTTGAAGTCTCGAGAATTGCAACGGGCTCTTTAAAATTTGAAATTGAAGAATTTACATTTTTTTTCTGCGCTGCAATCAATGAATTTTTCAATTTTAATTCTTCGTCTGATTGATGATTGATAGTGATAATTTTTCCGTCTGTATCAATCCACAAATCTCCTTGATTCAGCATAATGCCCCTCCATCCTACTTCCGACCAATCTTTTGCCGGATTAGATTTGGTTATTTTTTCAATTAAAACTTTATCAAAAATCTGATCATATCTTTTCACAAAATCTGCTTTATCCTTAACCGAAGGAATTGGATATTCTCGTTTAAAAGGAAATTTTATACGTTTAGCAATTGCTTCTTTGTCGCTGTTTTTTACTTCCAGAATAAATTTCGAAATGAACTTTTGGTATTCTGGTTTCAAATCCTGAGCAATCAAAAACGAAGAATTAAATATCAGAATTGTAAACAATATTTTAAATGTTTTCATATCAAAAATAATTTAATGCGTTAGAAATTAGATTTTTGAAAAATAGAAAATCGTGTTTCACGTAGGACGTCCAAAAAATTAATTGATACTTGCTTTGAACATTTTTAGTTCGTCCCAAGTAAATTCATCTCCATATTTTTCTTTCAAAGGACTCAAAGATTCTTCTTGATAAAACTGAAATGCTTCTCTCAAAGCCAAAATCTTATCGTACGGAAGAACATCGGTAATTTCTATTTTCTTCGCTTGAATGAGTCTTATCAAATGGCCTTCGATCGTTTGAACATTCAATTTACGCATTCTTGCAATATCTTCCACCGAATTTTTCTCCATCCACAAATCGTATGTTTCTTCGACTGTCGTTTTTTTAGCCGTTTTAAGCTCGTTTTTCTCCGTCTTAGTTGATTTGTATCGGACAACGGGTTCTTCTGTTCTAAAAATGTCTGTATTTGTCGTTTTAAGCTCTTCTCGAATCCTTTCTGCTTTGTTGGATTTATAGTTTTTAATATTTGGCGACGTTAACTTTTCTTTACTGATTTCTTCGCCGGCCACTACCACTTCAATCAATAACTTGGCTTTCATCAATCTCAAAACTGCTTTAGTTTGCAGATCTTCCAAAAAGTTAAGTTCTTCATAGAATTCTTTTACTTTTTTAAATTTTTGAATTTCAGCCATTTTGTAAATCAGATCATCAACCAATTTATCCATTGGCTTGAAAAAATAATCGTAGGCCGCGTCTACCCTTTCTTTCACAAAAAACAAATCGACAGTTTCTTTGATGAAAATTTTATGGAGCTGTGCAATGAATTTCTGCGAAGGATCTAAAAGCTGTTCTATGATTTCCATTCGTTTATGCGCCCAAACTGCATGTTTCGTTTTTTCTGAACCTGCGGCATTTTCGTTATAGCTAAAACGATGATTTCGCCATTCTTGCGCCAATTCTCCCCAATTGAAACTGTTTATCAAATAGTTGTAAATAAAATTTTTGGTTTCGAAGTGAAGCGCTTTTTTCAAAGTTTCTTCAGTTGCCCTGTTCAAAGCGTAATCCATCACATCTTGGTCATTCGAAATGCCATTCATCTGCATCGGAGAAAGCAAAATAAGCCCGTCTAACGAACGCAAACGCGAAAGTGCTACATAGGCCTGCCCAGGAAGAAAAACTTGCGATACATCGAGCGCTGCTTTGTCAAAAGTTAAACCTTGACTTTTGTGCACCGTAATCGCCCACGCCAACTTGATTGGATAATGTGCAAAAGTTCCCAAAACCTCTTCTTCGATATCTTTGGTTTGTTCGTTGACTTTGTATCGGATATTTTTCCATTCGTACTTTTCGACTTCAAGAGTCATGTTCTCTTCTGGAAAGTGAACAAAGATTTCTTCATCAGAAAGCGATTTGATTACGCCCATTTTTCCATTGAAATATCTCTTTTCAAAAGATAAGTCATTTTTGACAAACATGATTTGTGCGCCTACTTTCAATTTCAATTCTTCTTCTACAGGAAATATCTTTTCTGGGAAGTCTCCTACCACAAATGGCGTATATATGTATTCTTTACCATCTAAATCATTGATAGACTGTGAGTTGATAGAATCTGCTTTGGCATTATGCGTTGTGAGCGTAATATAACCTTTGTTCTCTTTGAAATCAAAATCTGGCTTAACATACTGATTTAGAATAGCTATATCCTCTGGAGTGATCTGGTTATTTCTCAAATTGTTCAAAACCGAGATAAAAGCATCATCGGTCTGGCGATAAATTTTTGACAATTCGATATAAATTGGCGGATATGTCTGGAGAACATGAGAATGAAAAAAGAATTTCCCTCGGTAATAGTTTTTCAGTGTTCGCCATTCTTCATCGCGAATAACTGGCGGCAATTGTAGCAAGTCTCCAATAAACAAAACTTGAACTCCACCAAACGGGTGAGTGTTTCTTCGAACGGTCTGCATCATGAAATCGACCGCGTCCAACAAATCGGCACGCATCATACTCACTTCATCAATCACAAGCAATTCCATGTTTTTGATTACATTTCGCTTAACGTTATTCATTTTGAAATGGCGACGAAGTGATTCTTTGTTTTCAAATTTTACTGTTTCTGTAAATTGGGCACTCGCATCATACGATGGAATAAACGCAGAAAACGGAAGTTGAAACATGGAGTGAATGGTTACGCCACCAGCGTTTAGAGCGGCGATTCCAGTTGGCGCAACGACAACAGTATTTTTATGCGTTGTTGCTATAATTTCGCGTAAAAGCGTAGTTTTTCCCGTACCTGCTTTTCCCGTAAGGAAAATAGATCTCTGGGTCTGATTGATGAATTGCAAAGTATAAGCTGCCGCTTCTGAAACGTTCTGCATTGGGCTTGTATTAAAAAATAAAATTACCGCATTTTTATAAAAAGAAAAAACCTAAATCGCAGTGGATTTAGGTTTTCAGTAATTTAGTTAGTTTGGTAGTTTTATTTTTTAGCTTCGCCTTCTTTTGCTTCAGCTGCTGGTTTTGCATCTGTTTTTGGCTCTGCTTTGTATTTATCATTTAAAGCTTTGATAATTTCTTTTGTAATATCGTATTTCTCTTCAGCATACAAAATTGTAGCAGCATCTCCAGTTCCGTAGATGTAAGAGTAACCGTTTTTCTTTCCGTAGTCTTTAATGAATTTTTTAACTCCACTAACAAGAGAATCCATTTCAACACCACTTTCTTGTTGTAATTGTTGTGCTAATGCTTGTTGTGCATAACCTAATTGCTGCTCTCTCTTTTGCAATTCAGCTCCTCTTTGCTGTGCCCAAGCTTGACCATTTGCTTGTGCCTGACTTTGAAAATTAGCAGCGTCTTGTTTAAAACGTGAAATCTCAGCTTGTAATTGTCTACCTTTTTCTTCCGCTTGAGCTTTGTACTTTGCCTCTAAATCTTTTGCCTCAGTGTATTCTTTCATCAAAACCGAAGTATCCACGTAAGCTGTTTTTACTTCCTTTACCTCTGCTGTTTTGTTACAAGAAACTGCGAAAACTGAAAGTGCGATAATAACTAATGCTTTTTTCATTTTTTTAAATTCTATTTTTTTAAGTATTGAAGACAAAAATATAAAAAAATCAATAGCATCAACATAAAGTTTAAAAAATGCGTAAAATTTATGATATTGTTTTTATTTATCGAAAAAAATATCATCATAAACCAACGCTATCGCAGTATTTTAGATGCTTTTTTGCTTTTTTTATATCAATCAGAAAAAGCCACTCTGTCCTTTTAAGGCAAAATGGCTTTCTATAATTTGTGTATTATTTATTCTTTAAAACATAAATATGCGATGAATATTCTTTTGAGTTCTTCGCTTTCCAATTTGATTTCAAACCAATAAAAAAAGCTTTAATATAATTCATTTTTCCTGTTTTGTATTTTTCAGACAAAAGGCTTACGTAAAATGAATCGAACTTCATTGGAAGAACTTTTTCCAATTTCATTTCTACTCTTTCAAAAAGTAACTGAATTGATTTTTTTGAAAAATGCCAAAAGTGAATTGGCACATCATAAGCGGCCCAAAAAGTTTGATAATGGTTTGCATCAAACGATTTGTAGTTCGGAACCGCAATAATTAATGTTCCAGTTGGTTTCAATAAACGCTTCAATTCTCGGATCTGAAGTTCTAAATCTGGAACGTGTTCTAAAACGTGCCACATCGTAATTACATCCAGAGAATGATTTTCTAAAGTGCTAATTTCTTCTACAAATGAAATTCCTTTTTCTTTTGCAATGTTTCTAGCACGATCGCTCGGTTCTACTCCGATAGTTTCCCAGCCATCATTTTTTGCTGTCAACAGGAAATCTCCAGTTCCAGCTCCAATATCTAAAAGTTTGCCTTTTTGCGGTTGCTGGCTATTGATTAAATTCAATTTATTCTTAAGCGCAATATTTTTTACAAAGTGATATGCTTTTTCAAATAAAGAACGTTTGTTGTCGGTATGCGAAATATAATCTTCACTTTCGTAATACTTGCCTAAATTTTGAAGTTCTGGCTGTGGCGAAGTAATTAGCATATCTAATTCCTCATCGTAATACAAATCAAAAATTTCTTTTGAAACAGAATGGTCTTTTACCGTAAGAAAATGTTTTTTGTTTAAAACGTTCATTTTTTAATTTTATAGATATTTGGGTTTAATTTATAGCAAATCCTAAAAACGAAATTGTATCGCTTTTAGGATTTTTAGTTTTTATTTTATTCTTTTAAATTCTTTTCGTTCTCACGAAATTTAATATTCAACATAATTGCAAATCTTATTTTGCACAAATTTTAGAAAATATTGTAATCGAAAATATGTCTTTTAAGATTGTGAAACGATAAATTAGATTGTTTATTTTGTAAAAGGTTTCACGTGGAACATTCCATATTTTAGATTTATAATATAAATCTAAAATCTAAAATCAACAATCTGAAATCTAAAAGTAGACTACCTTCCCATATAAATCAAAAGCACAGAAATATCACTTGGTGATACTCCGCTAATTCTTGAAGCTTGAGAAATAGTTACAGGACGAATCTTGCTTAATTTCTGTTTTGCTTCAATAGACATTGATTTAATTTTATTATAATCGAAATTGTCTGGAATTTTTACTTCTTCCAAACGATTTAACTTATCTGCATTATTTCTTTCTTTTTCGATATATCCAGAATATTTAACCTGAATTACCGCTTGCTCGACAATTTCTTCGTCCAAATCATTTTCTTCAATATACGCTGAAACCTTATCAAATTTCAACATATCTTCTAATTCAATTTGTGGACGAGAGAAAATCTTGAACATTTTATCTCCTTGCGAAATTGGAGCAGATTCTTTCGCTTCCAAAATCGGATTTGTTTCGGCAATCGTAACACTTGTTTCTTTGAAAAATTGAACCATCTTTTCAGATTCGTTTAATTTCTTTTCCATTCTTCGTAAACGATCTTCAGAAGCTAAACCAATTTCGTATGACATTGGAGTCAATCTGAAATCGGCATTATCTTGACGTAACAATGTTCTATATTCTGCTCTCGATGTAAACATACGATATGGTTCTTCTGTTCCTTTCGTAATCAAGTCATCAATTAGAACTCCGATGTATGCTTCATCACGTTTTAAAATCAAAGGATCTTTTTCGTGCACTTTTAAATGCGCATTGATTCCCGCCATTAAACCTTGAGAAGCTGCTTCTTCATATCCAGTTGTTCCGTTAATTTGTCCTGCAAAATATAATCCTTCAACCAACTTCGTTTCTAAAGTATGCTTTAATTGTGTCGGCGGAAAGAAATCATATTCTATAGCATAACCAGGTCTAAAGAATTTCACATTCTCAAAACCTGCAACAGAACGAAGCGCTTTAAATTGGATATCCTCAGGAAGCGAAGTTGAAAATCCGTTTACATAAACTTCGCACGTATTCCATCCTTCTGGCTCCACAAATAATTGATGGCGCTCTTTATCTGCAAAACGATTTATTTTATCTTCTATCGAAGGACAATATCTCGGACCTAAACTTTTGATTCTTCCGTTGAACATTGGCGAGCGATCAAAACCTTCTCTCAAAATATCGTGAACATTCAACGAAGTGTATGTCATGTAACAAGAACGCTGATGCGTTAATGGAACGGTCACATCTGAATAAGAAAACTTCGCTGGCTTCGCATCTCCTTTTTCTTCATTCATTTTAGAATAATCTAAAGAACGCCCATCTACTCGAGGTGGCGTTCCAGTTTTCATTCTTCCAGCTTCAAAACCTGCTTTGATTAAGTCTTCGGTAATTCCGGTTGCGGCACTTTCTCCTGCTCTTCCTCCTCCGAATTGTTTTTCTCCAATATGAATTAAACCGTTCAAAAAAGTACCATTTGTCAAAACCACAGATTTGGAACGAATCTCCACACCAAGGGAAGTTCTAATTCCTTTTATCTTTCCGTCTTCAATAATCAACCCTTTTACCATCTCTTGATAAAAATCAAGATTTGGAGTAGCCTCCAACATCATTCTCCATTCTTCTGCAAAACGCATTCTATCACTTTGAACTCTTGGCGACCACATTGCAGGTCCTTTTGATTTGTTCAGCATCTTGAACTGAATTGCAGTCTTATCAGAAACAATTCCTGAATATCCTCCAAGCGCATCAATTTCTCGAACGATCTGTCCTTTTGCAATTCCACCCATCGCAGGATTACAAGACATCTGTGCTATGTTCTGCAAACTCATTGTAACCAATAAAGTTTTCGATCCCAAATTTGCAGCCGCAGCCGCAGCTTCAGAACCAGCATGGCCTGCACCCACCACAATAACATCGTATTCTTCTAAAAACATTTTGTTTTATTATTCTCCAAAAACCGCTAACGCGGTTTTTAGAATTACATTTATATTTTTCCTTGTTCCACGTGGAACTTTCTATTTTGTTTCAAGTTTCAAGTTTCAAGTTCAAACTGAAACGTATAAAGTGGAATCTTCAAATTCTTGAAATCAATAAAAATGTTTCACGTGAAACATTTTTTCCATTTCATTCAAATCAGAACTTTCAAATCAGAACTTTCAAATCAGAACTTTCAAATCAGAACTTTCAAATCAGAACTTTCAAATCAGAACTTTCAAATCAGAACTTTCAAATCAGAACTTTCAAATCAGAACTTTCAAATCAGAACTTTCAAATCAGAACTTTCAAATCAGAACTTTCAAATCAGAACTTTCAAATCAGAACTTTCAAATCAGAACTTTCAAATCAGAACTTTCAAATCAGAACTTCCAAATCAGAACTTCCAAATCAGAACTTTCAAATCAGAACTTCCAAATCAGAACTTTCAAATCAGAACTTTCAAATCAGAACTTTCAAATCAGAACTTTCAAATCAGAACTTTCAAATCAGAACTTTCAAATCAGAACTCTCAAATCAGAACTCTCAAATCAGAACTCTCAAATCAGAACTCTCAAATCAGAACTCTCAAATCAGAACTCTCAAATCAGAACTCTCAAATCAGAACTCTCAAATCAGAACTCTCAAATCAGAACTCTCAAATCAGAACTCTCAAACTAGAGTTCTCGAATTAGAATCTTCCAAATAAATGTTTCACGTGAAACATCTACAAAACTTCCGCTCTAAACTTCTATTCTAAACCTTCATCCTAAACTTCAAAAGAACTACCTAAAATCATGTTCCACGTGAAACATCCTATTCTTTTTTCTTTTAGATTCAAACTTAAAAATCGTTCCACGTCGAACGATTTAATCTTTATTAAAATTCTTTACTTCAAACGTTCCACGTGGAACGTTATAAAAACTACTTCATCTTCTTTAAATATGTTTCACGTGGAACGTCTTAAAATTTAAAAAACTAAAACGTTTCACGTGGAACATTAAAAACAAAAAAGAGATTTAATCTACTGTTCCACGTGAAACATCTTCATCTTCTCTTCTTCCTTTACTCTCATTAATTGAGCATCTTCATCTGATTTATCTTTATATCCACAGTAATGAAGTATACCATGAGATAGCACTCTTTTAAGTTCATCAGCAAATGAAACATTAAAGTCTTTAGCATTATCTGCAACACGTTCTACAGATACAAAAATATCGCCATTCAACTCGTTACCAACAGTATAATCAAAACTAATAATATCTGTAAGTGTATCGTGATCGAGATATTCAACATTGATCTTATGTAGATATTCATCGTCACAAAATATATAGTTGATCTCGCCTTCATTCTTATTCTCAGAAACAATTACAGCACTTAGCCAATCACTAAAAGCCTGCTCGTCTCCCAAAGTAAAATCTGTTTCGTAATTAAAATTTATCATTTTGTATTAAAGTATTCTTGAACTTTTTGATTAAAATTCGAGCGCAAAGGTAGTGATTGTCTGTTTAATATCTCAACGCTGTTTAAATATTCCAATAATGAACTTGGCAAAGCATTTGAACGATTAGTAAATTCAGCCTTATTAGTTTCAGATTGTCTTTGTGTATCTTGTCCTTGTTGCTGAACTGCGTTGTTTAATTTCCATAATTCTTGTTGGATATTTAGTATACGTTGCAGGTTCTCATTCTTAAATCCTTTGTTTAAAATCTGCTTTTCAGATTGTTTCATTTGATCTATTATAGATTTTCCTTGAGCATCCAACCCTTTCTTTGCTAATTCTTTTTGCAAGGCTTCACGAAGTTTAACTTGTTCTTTGTATATCTCCATAATAGCTTCTGCATCTCCTTCTCCATCTTCACCATCATTACCATTTTTCTCACCTTTTCCATTCTTCTCACCTTTACCAGAAGAACCTTTCTCTCCACTTTTGTTACCTTGTCCTTCTTTGCCCTGCCCCTCTTTACCTTGTCCATTTTGTCCTTGTCCAGATTTTCCTTCTTGACCTTCTCCAGGTTTATCACCAGGCTTTTGACCTGGTTTCATTCCTTCCTTCATTTTATCAGCAAGACCTTTTTGTTTCTGAATAATATCTGGCAACTGCATCCCTTGACCATCTCCTGGTTTAGGTTTTCCTGCACCCGGTTTAGACATAGACATCTGCATATTATTCAATAAATCACTCAAGAAATCAGCTAACTTATTCGCAGATGAAACTGCATATTGCTGGTGTGAAACTCCTCTTGGAATTTGAACATCGGTCAAAGTTTCTATAGCCTTGTCCATATTGTATTGTACGTTTCCGATTTCCTTTGTTACATCCTCAGCAACTTTTGGATTACG
The Flavobacterium humidisoli DNA segment above includes these coding regions:
- a CDS encoding OmpH family outer membrane protein — protein: MKKALVIIALSVFAVSCNKTAEVKEVKTAYVDTSVLMKEYTEAKDLEAKYKAQAEEKGRQLQAEISRFKQDAANFQSQAQANGQAWAQQRGAELQKREQQLGYAQQALAQQLQQESGVEMDSLVSGVKKFIKDYGKKNGYSYIYGTGDAATILYAEEKYDITKEIIKALNDKYKAEPKTDAKPAAEAKEGEAKK
- the mnmG gene encoding tRNA uridine-5-carboxymethylaminomethyl(34) synthesis enzyme MnmG — protein: MFLEEYDVIVVGAGHAGSEAAAAAANLGSKTLLVTMSLQNIAQMSCNPAMGGIAKGQIVREIDALGGYSGIVSDKTAIQFKMLNKSKGPAMWSPRVQSDRMRFAEEWRMMLEATPNLDFYQEMVKGLIIEDGKIKGIRTSLGVEIRSKSVVLTNGTFLNGLIHIGEKQFGGGRAGESAATGITEDLIKAGFEAGRMKTGTPPRVDGRSLDYSKMNEEKGDAKPAKFSYSDVTVPLTHQRSCYMTYTSLNVHDILREGFDRSPMFNGRIKSLGPRYCPSIEDKINRFADKERHQLFVEPEGWNTCEVYVNGFSTSLPEDIQFKALRSVAGFENVKFFRPGYAIEYDFFPPTQLKHTLETKLVEGLYFAGQINGTTGYEEAASQGLMAGINAHLKVHEKDPLILKRDEAYIGVLIDDLITKGTEEPYRMFTSRAEYRTLLRQDNADFRLTPMSYEIGLASEDRLRRMEKKLNESEKMVQFFKETSVTIAETNPILEAKESAPISQGDKMFKIFSRPQIELEDMLKFDKVSAYIEENDLDEEIVEQAVIQVKYSGYIEKERNNADKLNRLEEVKIPDNFDYNKIKSMSIEAKQKLSKIRPVTISQASRISGVSPSDISVLLIYMGR
- the ybeY gene encoding rRNA maturation RNase YbeY, with protein sequence MINFNYETDFTLGDEQAFSDWLSAVIVSENKNEGEINYIFCDDEYLHKINVEYLDHDTLTDIISFDYTVGNELNGDIFVSVERVADNAKDFNVSFADELKRVLSHGILHYCGYKDKSDEDAQLMRVKEEEKMKMFHVEQ
- a CDS encoding helix-turn-helix domain-containing protein; the encoded protein is MQNVSEAAAYTLQFINQTQRSIFLTGKAGTGKTTLLREIIATTHKNTVVVAPTGIAALNAGGVTIHSMFQLPFSAFIPSYDASAQFTETVKFENKESLRRHFKMNNVKRNVIKNMELLVIDEVSMMRADLLDAVDFMMQTVRRNTHPFGGVQVLFIGDLLQLPPVIRDEEWRTLKNYYRGKFFFHSHVLQTYPPIYIELSKIYRQTDDAFISVLNNLRNNQITPEDIAILNQYVKPDFDFKENKGYITLTTHNAKADSINSQSINDLDGKEYIYTPFVVGDFPEKIFPVEEELKLKVGAQIMFVKNDLSFEKRYFNGKMGVIKSLSDEEIFVHFPEENMTLEVEKYEWKNIRYKVNEQTKDIEEEVLGTFAHYPIKLAWAITVHKSQGLTFDKAALDVSQVFLPGQAYVALSRLRSLDGLILLSPMQMNGISNDQDVMDYALNRATEETLKKALHFETKNFIYNYLINSFNWGELAQEWRNHRFSYNENAAGSEKTKHAVWAHKRMEIIEQLLDPSQKFIAQLHKIFIKETVDLFFVKERVDAAYDYFFKPMDKLVDDLIYKMAEIQKFKKVKEFYEELNFLEDLQTKAVLRLMKAKLLIEVVVAGEEISKEKLTSPNIKNYKSNKAERIREELKTTNTDIFRTEEPVVRYKSTKTEKNELKTAKKTTVEETYDLWMEKNSVEDIARMRKLNVQTIEGHLIRLIQAKKIEITDVLPYDKILALREAFQFYQEESLSPLKEKYGDEFTWDELKMFKASIN
- a CDS encoding SPOR domain-containing protein — protein: MKIEVYISQLLYRYQCVTVPGFGAFLTETHSAQLNESTNSFFPPKKTISFNSRIKNNDGLLANHIAQAEKTSYGFAVSAIAFEILNWKKALEEDGVILLKTIGELRLNSESNIVFKPNDQTNYLSASFGLSPFVSPMVKKEAFEKKIEKIAAKEKDAVLIYENEEETKSSNPFLRYAAILVLGLGITGSIGYPLYQNQIDNQTLVVEQAVQKKVQNKIQEATFFIKSPLPAVTLSVDSAKVETVEATMPYHIMAGAFRSEQNARKAYNQLIKDGFKARMLKENKHGLFPVLYGSYATMKEAEQAQKEIQKGENPQAWILVENL
- a CDS encoding class I SAM-dependent methyltransferase, whose amino-acid sequence is MNVLNKKHFLTVKDHSVSKEIFDLYYDEELDMLITSPQPELQNLGKYYESEDYISHTDNKRSLFEKAYHFVKNIALKNKLNLINSQQPQKGKLLDIGAGTGDFLLTAKNDGWETIGVEPSDRARNIAKEKGISFVEEISTLENHSLDVITMWHVLEHVPDLELQIRELKRLLKPTGTLIIAVPNYKSFDANHYQTFWAAYDVPIHFWHFSKKSIQLLFERVEMKLEKVLPMKFDSFYVSLLSEKYKTGKMNYIKAFFIGLKSNWKAKNSKEYSSHIYVLKNK